The region AATCTAAATAACTTAGTTGAAACTCTATTTattttagccaaataaaaagAAGGTTTAGCAAAAGTAATGAAGTTTAGACGGTGtattttctacaaaaaaaaaaaaaaaaaaaaaaaattgtgtatttttcttttcatgcaattactatttatttcaactctacattatttttttcggttcaaattcttaaaatatttggttgatattttatttatttctttttagatACAATGATTATTTGCTTTAACtgtgtatttcttctttttctggccaaatatataaaaataacttgattagaatatcattatctttagccaaataaaaaaaagtatggTCAAAATATTGTTGTTTCAAGTTCTTTTTTTACAGATTTGGCCCAAAAAAGATGATCTAAATAATTGGTGAacttaaaaaggtaaaaaatatatattttatccttaaaaaaTGCCACATGGACAAAACAATCCATGTGGCAGCGCGTGTGTCACACGACCATGGGTTGCCAGCGTCTAGGGGGGTCGAGACTATCATATTaccaagttcaggggtaattaaGACAACGCATAGTTTAGGTGTACACCGAATAAAAATCGACAAGTTCAGGGGGTTTCCAAGCTATTCTGCCTATTTTCGTATAGTTGTTGTATATCTCaattctaatttaatttagcTCCGAAAATTAGTCGAATTGACTCTCGAGAAGCGAAACGTGACAAgcaaaagtgaacggagggagtagttgaggtcaaaattttcttttgcaGGACTTGTTATTAGCCAAAGCACTAACCTTCAGTGTACAATAATATCCTTAAGGAAAGGGATTGAGCTAACTTTGTCATTTTTAGGAGTTTTATGTCGAGACTTGGATGTATATTGCACTAAGCTTAATACTCGCTTAGTCCCATATTAACTGTCGCCTTAACTCAAAAGATTGTCCCAAAATTAGGAATTCTAGACTGAAGTTGGTTGTTGTTCCCAACTATATCCTTAATATTAAAGAAGAATGCACGGTATTTAAGAGGAAACAATCAATCAAGTTTTATTAAATAAGGTTAACTTAGTAAATTatctattatatttattattttcttaatggaCCTGAAATGAACTAAAATGACgttaaaatgggacggagggagtatctagTGTCACATACTAGTCAAAATAAATTAGTCCTACAGGGAATTGGAAGGTTCATATAAATTTGTAATTTTCTTGTGAAAGAGATTAGAGAAGCTTTgttatgtttttattttcttgatctaTAGAATTGTCTTACATACTTTCTTACCGGTAGAATTAGCACTATTTTCGTAGTTTCCTGTTCTTCGATTTTTGTTACAACATGTGTTTCGTGTACTTCGGTTGTCGCATTGtttcattgttgttattgttctttttttctGAATGCTATGTATTGCTTTCTATATCGCATTATTTCGTTGTTGTTACAgttttcatttttgtatttcCTTTGTCAAACTGCTTTGAAATGCTTTagttgagccgagggtctttcggaaacaacctctttatCTCGACGAGGTaggataaggtctgcgtacactctaccctgtGAGATTGcattggatatgttgttgttgttgatccaACTGTCCGTTCATGTTATCCTTAACACTGTCTTTTCAATCTTGTCTATATTTTATGATGAGTTCGTATATCCATTTTACCTTTCTCAACAATATTTTTTCACTATGGATATTTGCAGATTGATCTGTACTTATGATGCTCCCATATGCAACCATTATTTTGTCtaaaatatgttttttaaaTCTTCTGCTCTATAGGTCATGCCACTTCAATGCTTCAATTGGATTACAGAACTTTTGGGTCCACTAGTTCATAATCTAAGACATACAAATGAAGGGCCTGAGGGAATTTTTACACGTTTGCCTGATTGTCTCATCATTGATGTCCTTAGTAGACTTCCAGCAGATTGCCTTCTTAGATGTCAAAGGGATTGCAGGGTGTGGAAGGCATTGATCTCATCGCGGTATTTTTCCACGTTACATCTCAGAAGAGCTAGACCTGTACTAATCATAGAGTGGGATCGCTGTTTTACCAGTCATGAGCAGGACCTTTTTATATTTGATGGAAGTCTTAATAAGGATAAGATGTTCACAAGAGTACTTCTCAAACGTGAGCTTATGATCAACAAGGTCAATAAACACCGTCCTCATCTTCGATACTCTTGTGAAGGAGTTCTTCTGTTCATGGTGTTATGTTCGCGcccaacttattttatttttaacccAATAACACAAGAGGGAGTAACTATACGACATAAATTTGACCCGGGCTACTTGTGTGctttttattattgttcattGACAAGTGAATTCAAACTTCTTTatgcaagaaaagaaggatCTCGGTGTCAGTATTCCATATACACTGTCAGGACACAGACATGGAGGAAAATTCATTCTCCCACTTCCAACTGTTTGCCGTATGTCTCTCCTGCAATTGTCAACGGAGCTGTACATTTGCTCGTGGGCAAAGATTTAGAGAAACCAGATACTCCTCCTTGTGCCAACGGAATCATGGTGCTTAAAATGGACAAGGAAGAGCTCTCCGCTATGCCTCATCCCGGAAGTGTATGTAGCTCATGGAGAACACATCAAACAATGTCTCTCTTAGTGAAGGATGAGTCTTTGTGTCTCTGCCAATTGTTTGTTGCTGAGAATGAAATGGATATATGGATCTTGGAGGATTATGAAACATGGGTATGGACCAAAAGATGCAAGGTTAATCTTGGATTTAACAACCAAGGTATCCGTCTCAGTAAGCCTTTTGTTGACCGTAGTTATTGGGAAGTGGTTTTGTACATGTGTTGGCAAATACAGCCTTTGCACTTCCAGGACGGTGAACTGGTATTTTATTGGTTTAGCAGAGGGTTGTTTATGTGTAATCTGGATCATAATACTTTGAGGAATATCGAAGGTCCACAAGGGTCAATGGTATATACTTGTAAGCCGTATAAAAAGAGCCTCTTGACCATAGCCTAGCTTTGTTTCAGCAAGTGTAATCTTATTCTTTTACCTTTCTAAATTTGGTGCTTTTAGGTATTGTTTAGTTGAGTTGGtagtattttgaaataaattatgTAAGCTTCTGCAGTTAATTCGAGTTACTTCAAAGGAGACGGGATCCTTTAATCGGATTATTTAAATGGCATAGCCACTTCTTTTGCCTGTGTTTTAAACTTAAGACGGTtcaatatttttggaaaatagagCTATACTTCACCGTTTAGTAAAAGAGTCTTGAGTTCTAtgcactacaacaacaacatacataccCAAGATAATCTCACCAGGTGagatctggggagggtagagcgtaagcagaggctgtttccgatagaccccgGGCTCAATGAGAGAAGAAAAAGCAGCAAGATAATAAAATAACGGAGTAAAGGAACAATCAGGTAGTACTGGGGTGACTGCAAGTAACTCTATTTGAGAAACATTCATTGACAATCTACAATAAATTGTAAGTGCTTGCTATAAAAGGTTAAATAACACCGATGATGTAAAAATTCATCAAGTGTGTAACTCAAAACTTTTGCCTAGCCTCCTATAGTAGCCCCTTAGGAATTCAGCCTTCCCCTCCATGTTCTCTCTCTCAAGGTCTCTGGCTCGGGCCTATGAAGCTTTTGTCACCTCAATAGCTTCTTGTTGTTTATATGCTGCTTTAACTGGTCACTTCAGATTTAGCAACTATTGGTGCTGCTACTAAATCTCTCGTTTGCggttgttgatttttgttgtcTGGGGGTAAATTGGAGCAGCTGCTGTTTTTGGATGTTGATTCTGCCGTTCACCTCTGTTGCTGGTTCTTTGTTGCGACGTAGATTTGATGCCTTAGTTTCACTGATATTTTGCTATCTAGTGCATTGTACTGCTCCATTCTCACTTCGATGTCCATCCCGCAGTAGTGCAATCCAGTCTGCCAAGCTTATATCACCCTGCAAAGACCCAAAACTTCCAGATTCACGCCATCAGCTACTATTACCAAGCGAAAACTCACAAACAGAGGAAATCGCCTTGCAAGAAAGGTTCTGAACTTTGGAATTTGATACGAACACCCGTCAACTCCATCCCACCCCCACCTCCCACCGCTAGTGTACCTGGTCCATTGACctgctcatcatcatcatccaccTTTTTGTCATTCTGCGTAAGCTGCCAAGCTGGGGCACCTACAGAGCACAATTTTTCACAAGTACTACGCGCCTCCTGGCTAGGGAAAGATGTATATATTTGACTGGTCAAAAAAAAACCTTCTTTCATAACTCCCGACAAATTCCTTGACATGGTGATATCTAAACTATCAGGCTGGAATTTTCACTCAGAAGGACATGGTTTCTACTCCCAGTATCCCCTGTTGATTTATCATCAGAACTTCTGTTCTGAAGGTCAGCAGTCTTAACCTCCAGCTTTGACTCCTCCGGAATGACTATCTGTGAGGATTCGCCTGACCAACGAGAAACACTTGCAGGAGCAGTTCCTATAATTTGAGGACTAATAGAAGCACGTTTCCCCAGTTTGTCAGACTGTACATCAACTGTTTCGGTCTCCTGCTTCCTCTTTGAATGCCTTTCTTCAGGAGACACGCAACCTTTGGCATCTTTCTCAGGAGTATGCTGAGTTGTATTTCTAGATTGCAGTGGTCTCTTATACCCATCAGGAAAGACATAAGCAGGAATTTGCTTCCTACGAACATGCGAGACATAGATCTCCATGGCCGGTCTCCAATAAGAGTACATGCTTACGTCTTGCTTAAACTCATCGACTGTTCCACGAATATCAAACTGTTGACCTTCTTGTACTTTGACATCCTTTTGCCTCTGCAAACCCACGAAAAAAGCACAATGTGGGCATGGCTTCGACGTGTCTGTGAATTCGTTAGGATAAGGATGGCACTGCAACATCCCGTTGGTGTCCCGCTCTATCTGCAAAGCATCAACCAAAAACCACACATTCCATCACTAgaatcaggaaaaaaaaaaaaaaaaagggacaaggAAATTAGATCTTTCCTCCCAAACTTTATCTTTCTGTGCTAATAATTCTCATCAAACCTGAGAGAACCAAAAAACTACCAACTTTCACCTTTAGCGTTAGTTGCCGAAGCCGGGATTCCACCCAGCCTTTCCAAGCTAACAAATCATTATTATCTGCTGCAACGATCTCAACCTGGAGATAGTTTTTGTACGCctcaaagaaaaaataatgcTCAAAAAGAGCAGGCCACTGTGCTTTATTCAACTCAACATCCTGGACCAAAGAATAAACTAAAAGCATCACCACTACTTATTAAAATTAGTTAGAAGAAGAGGGGGAAAGGCAGAAAGAATACTGAACCTTTATAGCGTACCTCACAAGTCTTGTAACCAATCTGAAATTGGTCCATCATTACTCGAAGAGTGCTTGGTGAAACGTTGTAGCTAGAGTTCATGCAAGGGTAGGCAGGAGTGATGATTGGCATATGATGAGTCCTGTCTTTAGGATTCTTGCGCGGATCCCAAACAAGAAACCCAAGTTCATCCTCTTCTATTGGGCATAGCATCACAGGATTTGGCCAACGCCATTGTGTATAAACACGGAAGAACCTAGAAACAAGCATACTAGGGATTGCATTGGGGTAAAGCTGGCAAATGCGAGCAACCAAAAGAGCCCAATTGACCCCACCAAGAAAT is a window of Lycium ferocissimum isolate CSIRO_LF1 chromosome 12, AGI_CSIRO_Lferr_CH_V1, whole genome shotgun sequence DNA encoding:
- the LOC132039543 gene encoding nuclear poly(A) polymerase 4 isoform X1, with protein sequence MVNSESLSESAAPVATKYGVTKALSLAGPTEADLQRNVALEKFMRESELYESEVETARREEVLRQLDEIVKQWVKQLTRQRGYKDQRVEDANAIIVTFGSYRLGVHGPGADVDTLCVGPSYVNREEDFFIILHDILAEMEEVSELQPVPDAHVPVMKFKFQGISIDLLYASISHLVVPEDFDISDRSVLYNVDEPTVRSLNGCRVADQILKLVPNAKHFRTTLRCLKFWAKKRGVYSNVTGFLGGVNWALLVARICQLYPNAIPSMLVSRFFRVYTQWRWPNPVMLCPIEEDELGFLVWDPRKNPKDRTHHMPIITPAYPCMNSSYNVSPSTLRVMMDQFQIGYKTCEDVELNKAQWPALFEHYFFFEAYKNYLQVEIVAADNNDLLAWKGWVESRLRQLTLKIERDTNGMLQCHPYPNEFTDTSKPCPHCAFFVGLQRQKDVKVQEGQQFDIRGTVDEFKQDVSMYSYWRPAMEIYVSHVRRKQIPAYVFPDGYKRPLQSRNTTQHTPEKDAKGCVSPEERHSKRKQETETVDVQSDKLGKRASISPQIIGTAPASVSRWSGESSQIVIPEESKLEVKTADLQNRSSDDKSTGDTGSRNHVLLSENSSLIV
- the LOC132039302 gene encoding putative F-box protein At3g17480, with protein sequence MPLQCFNWITELLGPLVHNLRHTNEGPEGIFTRLPDCLIIDVLSRLPADCLLRCQRDCRVWKALISSRYFSTLHLRRARPVLIIEWDRCFTSHEQDLFIFDGSLNKDKMFTRVLLKRELMINKVNKHRPHLRYSCEGVLLFMVLCSRPTYFIFNPITQEGVTIRHKFDPGYLCAFYYCSLTSEFKLLYARKEGSRCQYSIYTVRTQTWRKIHSPTSNCLPYVSPAIVNGAVHLLVGKDLEKPDTPPCANGIMVLKMDKEELSAMPHPGSVCSSWRTHQTMSLLVKDESLCLCQLFVAENEMDIWILEDYETWVWTKRCKVNLGFNNQGIRLSKPFVDRSYWEVVLYMCWQIQPLHFQDGELVFYWFSRGLFMCNLDHNTLRNIEGPQGSMVYTCKPYKKSLLTIA
- the LOC132039543 gene encoding nuclear poly(A) polymerase 4 isoform X2, with the protein product MVNSESLSESAAPVATKYGVTKALSLAGPTEADLQRNVALEKFMRESELYESEVETARREEVLRQLDEVHGPGADVDTLCVGPSYVNREEDFFIILHDILAEMEEVSELQPVPDAHVPVMKFKFQGISIDLLYASISHLVVPEDFDISDRSVLYNVDEPTVRSLNGCRVADQILKLVPNAKHFRTTLRCLKFWAKKRGVYSNVTGFLGGVNWALLVARICQLYPNAIPSMLVSRFFRVYTQWRWPNPVMLCPIEEDELGFLVWDPRKNPKDRTHHMPIITPAYPCMNSSYNVSPSTLRVMMDQFQIGYKTCEDVELNKAQWPALFEHYFFFEAYKNYLQVEIVAADNNDLLAWKGWVESRLRQLTLKIERDTNGMLQCHPYPNEFTDTSKPCPHCAFFVGLQRQKDVKVQEGQQFDIRGTVDEFKQDVSMYSYWRPAMEIYVSHVRRKQIPAYVFPDGYKRPLQSRNTTQHTPEKDAKGCVSPEERHSKRKQETETVDVQSDKLGKRASISPQIIGTAPASVSRWSGESSQIVIPEESKLEVKTADLQNRSSDDKSTGDTGSRNHVLLSENSSLIV
- the LOC132039543 gene encoding nuclear poly(A) polymerase 4 isoform X4: MRESELYESEVETARREEVLRQLDEVHGPGADVDTLCVGPSYVNREEDFFIILHDILAEMEEVSELQPVPDAHVPVMKFKFQGISIDLLYASISHLVVPEDFDISDRSVLYNVDEPTVRSLNGCRVADQILKLVPNAKHFRTTLRCLKFWAKKRGVYSNVTGFLGGVNWALLVARICQLYPNAIPSMLVSRFFRVYTQWRWPNPVMLCPIEEDELGFLVWDPRKNPKDRTHHMPIITPAYPCMNSSYNVSPSTLRVMMDQFQIGYKTCEDVELNKAQWPALFEHYFFFEAYKNYLQVEIVAADNNDLLAWKGWVESRLRQLTLKIERDTNGMLQCHPYPNEFTDTSKPCPHCAFFVGLQRQKDVKVQEGQQFDIRGTVDEFKQDVSMYSYWRPAMEIYVSHVRRKQIPAYVFPDGYKRPLQSRNTTQHTPEKDAKGCVSPEERHSKRKQETETVDVQSDKLGKRASISPQIIGTAPASVSRWSGESSQIVIPEESKLEVKTADLQNRSSDDKSTGDTGSRNHVLLSENSSLIV
- the LOC132039543 gene encoding nuclear poly(A) polymerase 4 isoform X3; the encoded protein is MRESELYESEVETARREEVLRQLDEIVKQWVKQLTRQRGYKDQRVEDANAIIVTFGSYRLGVHGPGADVDTLCVGPSYVNREEDFFIILHDILAEMEEVSELQPVPDAHVPVMKFKFQGISIDLLYASISHLVVPEDFDISDRSVLYNVDEPTVRSLNGCRVADQILKLVPNAKHFRTTLRCLKFWAKKRGVYSNVTGFLGGVNWALLVARICQLYPNAIPSMLVSRFFRVYTQWRWPNPVMLCPIEEDELGFLVWDPRKNPKDRTHHMPIITPAYPCMNSSYNVSPSTLRVMMDQFQIGYKTCEDVELNKAQWPALFEHYFFFEAYKNYLQVEIVAADNNDLLAWKGWVESRLRQLTLKIERDTNGMLQCHPYPNEFTDTSKPCPHCAFFVGLQRQKDVKVQEGQQFDIRGTVDEFKQDVSMYSYWRPAMEIYVSHVRRKQIPAYVFPDGYKRPLQSRNTTQHTPEKDAKGCVSPEERHSKRKQETETVDVQSDKLGKRASISPQIIGTAPASVSRWSGESSQIVIPEESKLEVKTADLQNRSSDDKSTGDTGSRNHVLLSENSSLIV